The DNA segment TGGTGCAGCGTTCTTTACCGGCGTTATGTATACGGTTGCGGTGTTGATGCTGTGCGCCGGCATTATGGCGTGGGCACGTTGGGCTCGTTCCAGTGATTCCAACGCACTGGTGTTGCAGGCGCGAGAGGAAGCGCTGGTGGCCGAGCAGGAGAAACAGCGTATTCTCGCGGCGAATATGGAACGTGACCGTATCAGTGCCAGCATTCAGGCTGAGGTCACTGCCACGTTGAACAGCGTGATCAACCAAGCCGTCGATGGCATTCGCATGTTGGATCGCGCCGAAACACAAGGCAAGGAGCCAACCGCCGACGAGATTTCCACAGCGTTCAAAGCCATTGGAGAACAGGGGCGTGCCGCGCTTAAGCGTATGCGCGAACTGCTTGGCGTGCTTCGTGAGACTGGTTTCAGCGATGACGCTCATGCCGGTAGCGCGAGCGAACTGCAGTTGAGGCCTGCAGCACCGCTGGAGGAGCAGCTGCAGCGCGTGTCTCGATAGCCGGTTCAAGTTTTCAGGGAGATGTAAGGGTTTATTTTGCACTGTGAGCGGAACAATGCCGATAAGGTGGAGAGTATGAGTGAAGAACAGAAGATTCATGTGGTCATTGCCGATGATCAGGAATTGGTACGTGCCGGTTTTGCTATGGTGATCGGCTCCCAACCTGATATGGCGGTCGCGGCACAGGCTCGCGATGGTGCGGAAGCCATGGCGTTGGCGGAAACACTGCATCCTGATGTGGTGTTGATGGATGTGCGTATGCCAGGCATGGATGGTATTGAAGCGACTCGGCAGATCAGCGCGTTGCAGCATCGGTTCGCTGCCGATGGCACGAAATCAGAAGTCGCCCGTACCAAGGTGATTATTTTGACGACATTCGATTTGGATGAATATGTGATGGCGGCGATCAATGCCGGAGCTTCGGGGTTCCTGCTGAAAGATACAGAACCGGAAACGTTGTTGAATTCGATTCGCACGGTCTTTCAAGGTAATGCGATTATCGCACCGTCCGCCACGAAACGCCTTATCGAGAAAATGATGGAAGGCGATTTCATGGCTGCGAATGTTGGTGCACATGGAAATTCCACTGCTTCTTCCACTTCTGATTCGACGTACACCGATCCGGAATTAGATGAACTGACCGATCGCGAGCGCGAAGTGCTTATTGAGATCGCGCATGGATTGTCGAATCAGGAGATTGCCGACAAGCTTTTCATCAGCCTGACGACGGTGAAAACGCATGTGGCGCATATTCTGTCGAAAATCAATGCGCGAGACCGCGTCCAAGCCGTCGTGTTCGCCTATGAAAACCATCTCGTATAAAACCTTCATAAAAACGCATTCAGGCAACAAAAAATGCTCCTTCTTCCGAAGGAGCATTTTATGTAGTGATCTAGGCTTCCGCGAGCGCCTCAACCGGCGGCACCTTGGCCGCGCGGCGGGCGGGCGCGACACTGGCCAGCAATGCTGCCACAGCCGCCACGGCAAGCACAATGCCGTTGATTCCCCATTCAAACGGGAACACCACGGTGCCGTACAGACTGAACACCACGTATGCGCCCAGCCAGCCGAACAATGTGCCAAGTAGAATGCCGGCAAGGCCGGATACCACGGAGATGAGCAGCGCTTCGATGGCGAGTGACGCCCGCAGCTGGCCGCGGGTCATGCCGATGGCTCGCAGGGTGGCCGATTCGCGGGTGCGTTCGATCACCGATAGGGACAGTGTGTTGGCCACGCCGATCAAGGCGACCAGTACCGCCACGGCGATCAGTCCCACCATAAGCATCATCATGGAGTCGATCATCTGTGCCCAGGTGATGCGTTCGGCGATCGGTCCGGTCACTGTCGCATCAGTGCTCTTTTCCAATGCGGCCTGCATGTCGTTGTAGATGCCGTCGACGGAAACTCCCGACTTGTCAGTATCTGCTTTGACCAGCAACACATGGGTGGCGGCATCAAGGTCACCATTGGTGAAATGACTTTCATCCACGAATCCGACAGCTTCATACTGTGCGGATACGCGACGGTAGTCGGCTTGGTTTGCTTGCAATGTCAGCGAACGCGTAGCGTCGCCGTCCTGGTTCCATTCGGTGGAGAAATCAGCCGTGCCGTTGGCGAACTGCAGCTCCTTGCCGGTTTGCGCATTGTATGTTGGCATGAGAACGCTATCACTGTCGATGGAGGCGTTACCCAAGTTGGCACGCATGACCTGCTTGACCTGATCGATGTTCTTCACACCGACCAGCAATGCGGACGTAGGCCGGGTTCCATCCGCTTTCTCCAAGGTCACGGAAACCGCCGGCGCATACAACGTGTCGGACACGCCGTTGATGTCGGCTACATCCTTGGCCATTTGCTGGCTGATGTCATCGCCCATGGCCACGATGTCGACGCTATAACGGGTGGCGAGCGCACCATTCATAGTCTCTTTGGCGCTAGCGGCACCGGTTGCGATGGTGGAAACCAAGGTGACGCCGATGAGCAGAGCGGCACCGGTTGCTGCGATGCGTCGCGGATTCTTCTGAATGTTGGCGTGTGCAACTGTTGCGGAAGATCCTGTCAGTGAGGCCAGCGCTCCAGCACCCTTCATGAGGGTCGGCATCCAGAACACCGCGGTGACCACCATGCCGAGGAACACCAGTGCAGCGCCGACGATGGCTATGAGCAGAATCATCGTGAATTGATCGCCGTTCGCTTCCTCGCCGCCATTGGTGGCTTGTACCTGCCAGATGGAAAATACTGCCATGGCGATACCGACCACCACCATCAGAATACCGATTATGGCTCGAGTGAGACTGGAACGACGGTTGTCGGTCAGTTCAATCGGGCGCAATGCCTCCAATGGCGTCACCGCAGTAGCGGAACGTGCGGATCCCAAGGATGCGAGCACCGTCACCACAATACCGAAGAGAATAGGCACGACGGCGGCCTGCCAAGAGAAATTGAATCGCATACCCTCTTGCATGATGTCACTGACGCACATGCCCCACATGAGCAGACTTCCCAGTACCACGCCAAGCACGGATGCGACGAAGCCAAGCACTGCCGCTTCAAACAGCACGGAACCATACAGCTGGCCTTTCTTCGCGCCGATGGTGCGCAGCAAGGCGAGTGTGCGGCGGCGTTGCGCCACGAGCACTTGGAACGTGTTGGCGATCACCAGTGCCGCCACGAACATGGCAAGCACGCCGAAGCACATGAGGAATGTGGTGACGATGTTGGTTTGGTTGCCGGTTAAGGATTTGATGCTTTCGTCACTGACCTGCTGTCGCGGCATCAAATCGAAATGCTTTGGCAGCAACGCTTTCACACTGTTGATGGTTTTTGCGGATGCGCTGTTTCCATCCAAGGCAAGGTCGAGGTATACCGTTGTTGTTCCGGTGGTGTTGAAATCGCCTGTTCCCTGCATTGCGGCAAGCAGATTGTTGGATCCTACAATCGCACCACCATAGTACGAGTAGGCACCGTTTGGATCGGAGGTGAGTCCGACCACGCGCACGTTGTCCGCTTTGGCTTTGCCATCGGCGCCTACCTCATATCGGGAGGTCAGGCTTACAGTGTCGCCAATGCCGACGTTCAGCTGTTTCGCCATGTCTTCCGGCAGTGCGACTTCGTTGGAGTCCTTCGGCTGGTCCCCTTCCGTAATGTTCACGGGGAGCATGTTCTTCTGTGCCGCGGTGGAGATAATCTCACCGCTGATGGTGCTGTCTCCCTTGGAAACACTGGCGCCGGTTTCCACCGAAGCGCGGACGCCGTCGACCCCTTCGATGCCGGCGATCTGGTCGAGATGGAAGTCGCCGACAGTGCTGGAGTACGCTTCGTTGAGTTCCTCATCACTCAGGTCGGAGCTGTTGACGGTCACCGCATAGTTGGCGTTTCCGAACATAGCGGTCAGCCGCCGTGTCAGGGAGTCGTTCATGGCATTGCCGAACAGGAAGGTGCTGGCGATGAACGCCGTGCCGATCATGATGGCGATACCTGCGGGTATGAGCATGCGCTTGGTTTTTCGCATGAGTTTCAAAGTGATGGACCACATGGTGAATTCTGTTCCCTTCTTCGAATGCTTCTACAGTGCGTTTAGTGGGAATGTCTCGCGGAAGCCGCATTCATTGTGGCGGCTTCGCGTTCCTTCATCAACAGTTCACTCATCTGGTCTGCTGTCGGATTGTTCACGTCCGTCACAATCTGGCCGTCGGCAAACACGAGCGCACGGTCGGCGTAAGACGCGGCGACCGCATCATGCGTGACCATGATGATGGTTTGGCCAAGTTCATTGACGGAACGTTTCAGGAAGCTCAGCACTTCGGCGCTTGATACGGAGTCAAGATTGCCGGTGGGCTCGTCTGCGAATACTAGTTTCGGTTTGGTGATCAATGCTCGTGCGATGGCCACACGCTGCTGTTGACCTCCCGATAGTTCGTTCGGACGATGATTGAGACGTTCCTTAAGACCAAGTGTCTCCACCAGCAGACGCAACCACTGTCGGTCGGGTTTCGCTCCAGCCAAGGTCAATGGCATGAGAATGTTCTGTTCGGCGGTGAACATCGGCAGCAGGTTGAAGCTTTGGAAGATGAATCCGATGTCGCGGCGGCGCAGCAACGTAAGCTGGTTGTCGTTCATGCGAGTCAGATCGTCGCCATTGAATATGATGTGCCCGCCGGTTGCGGAATCCAGTCCTGCCAACGTGTGCATCAACGTGGATTTGCCGGAACCAGAGGGTCCCATAATCGCCGTGAATTTTCCTTGTTCAAAAGCGACGTTGACGCCACGCAATGCATGCACCGTGTTATTCCCGGAACCGTAGTCCTTCACAAGATCCACGGTTGCAATGGCCGTATTGGTAGCTTTGATGGTGTCCCTGATATCCATGCCGTCATTCCTTTCTTTGGATTACCTCCAAAATTACGGAAAAACAGCTGATTCAAATATCATGCGTTGGTCTGAATTATCATCTCATCCTTGAGAATGAGCAAAAATGAGACGCCTCATGCCATTGATTCATCAATCGTCGAAGAGCACACCATCCTGCGGAGGCTCAAGCCAATACGACTCTTTTCCACACTGACGGTGGATGCCCACCAGGTCTGTTCCATGCCTGGCAATGGTCGAATAGACTCGGCAGATCAGCGCATTGCAGCATCGGTTCGCTGCCGACGGCACGAAATCAGAAGTCGCCCGTACCAAGGTGATTATTGTGACGACATTCGATTTGGATGAATATGTGATGGCGGCGATCAATGCCGGAGCTTCAGGGTTCCTGTTGAAGGATACCGAACCGGAGACGCTGCTGAGCTCGATCCGCACGGTATACCGAGGCAATGCGATCATCGCGCCATCCGCCACCAAACGCCTGATCGAGAGGATGACCACGGGTGCCGGTCTGACGGCCGCCCCGGCCCAGCCCACATACACCGATCCGGAACTCGATGAGCTTACCGACCGCGAGCGCGAGGTGCTGATCGAAATCGCGCGGGGTCTGTCGAATCAGGAAATCGCGGACAAGCTGTTCATCGGTCTGCCTACGGTGAAGACGCATGTGGCGCATATCTGGCAAAGATCAACGCCCGCGACCGTGTGCAGGCCGTGGTGTTCGCCTACGAGAATCATCTGGTCTGATTCGGCCGTCTTCCGATTCCGGCTCCTGTACATCGGCCGGCCTTATGCCGGCATAAATATCGTTGCCGTCCGATTCGTTCGCTGTAGAACGGGTCGGACGGCAACGGTTTATGTCAGGCTGTTTGCGTCAGCGTTGCGTCAACGCTCGTTCTTCGCGGCCTTGGCGGTTTTGATCAGCATTGCGAGAGCTGCCATGATGGCGGCGGCCAGGGCGATGGCGATCAGCGCGGCACCGGTTTTGCCCAGCATGTTCTGTTCAGCGCCGTTCTGAGCTTTGCCGGAGGCGATAGTGCCGCTGGGTTCGGTGTTGTCGGCCTTCGTGTCCGAAGATCCCTGCGCGGGCGCTTGGAAGTCGAAGCTGACGGTCTTGCCGGACTGTCGACCGGTCACGGTGAGCGTGTACTCGCCACCTTCCGTGATGCTGTCCAGGGCGATGCCGGTGGATTGTGCGGTCTTCACGCGCACGCCGGAAACGGGGGTGCTGGAGTCGGATGTCGCCAGGGTCTTGCCGGAGGTCTTGTCTTTGAGCTCGTAGGAGAGCACCGCATCGCCGTTGAAACCGGTGGCTTCAGCAGTGTATGCGCCGTTGTTCGCGTTGACCTTGACTTCGGCGTTGGATGACAGTGCGCTCTGGGATTCGGTGGAGGTGGCCAGTCCGAGCGCTCCGGCGATGGTGTAGAAGTTGTCGGTCTGGTCGGTCAGGCCGGTGACGCGCTGGGCGCCGGGGCCGGAGGCTGCGATGCGCAGCTGGGTGCCGGTGTGTTCCATATCGCCGCCGTTGTAGCCGCCGTCCTCGTCGCGGGAGTCATCCTGCGCGGTGCCGTAGGAGACGACCATGTTGATGCCGTCGGCGGTCTTGAGCACGGTGGACAGTGCATAAGCCGGCTGGGCGTTGAGGATCTGGGAGGTGTGGGCATGGTCGGCGGTGACGATCACAAGCGTATTGTTCAGGTCGACGTTCTTGAGCGCATAGGTGATGGCCTGGTCGAAGTCATCGGTCTCGCCGATCTGACCGCAGGCGTTGCCGGCATGGTCCTGCTTGTCGATGGACGCGCCTTCGACCTGCAGGAAGTAGCCGTTCTTCTGACCGTTCGGATTGGCGCCCAACAGATCAAGCGCCTTCTTGGTCATGTCCTTGAGCGAGACGCCCTGGTTGCCGAGCCAGTCGGCGTTCGGAGTGCATACGGTCGGGTTGGCGTCCTTGGCCGGATCCTTGGCGGTGGCCTTGGAGGGGTTGAACTTGGTGGGCATGTTGCCGTCGCTCATCAGGGCGAGCACCGGCTGGTTGTCCTTGTATTGCAAGGCGTTCATGGCGGCGGGGTCGTTTTCGACGGTTTGGAAGCCCATTTCCCTGGCCTGTTCCCACACGGTCTTGCCTTGGTATTCGCCGCCCTGCACGGTCTGACGGAAGTACTTGGAACCACCGCCGATGGTCACGTCGGCACGGGTGTCGAGCAGCTGCTCGGAGATGGAGCCGATGCCGCCGTTCTCCTTGAGCTGATTGGCTAGGCAGCGTTTCAGGGCGTCATTGGAGGTGCCGTCGGTCTTGCCTTGCGGGCCGTAGCAGCCGCGCTCGGTGGAATGCGATTCGAGCACGGCCGGCGTGGCATCCTGGATTTCAGCGGTGGTCACGTTGCCGGTGGCCTTGCCTGCGGCTTTGGCCAGTTCGAAGAGGTTGAGCTGCGGATTGCCATACACGTCGACGTCCACGGCGTTGTTGTACGTCTTGGTGCCGGTGGCCCAAGACGAACCGGACGCGGAGGAATCGGTGACCGGGGTGATCTTGCCTGGGTTCGCATTGACTGCGAGACTGCCGTTGTTGTCCTTGCCGACGGCGCTGTCCTTGCTGCCGTTGCCCAGCGAGAACGTGGTGTACTGGCCGGTGCCTGCCTTGGCATCGCCGAGCGCACCCGGCTGGCCTACCGCGTCGAGACCCTCGAAGTGACCGTTGGCGCCCTTGAGGTAGTCGCGTGCGACGGTGATTTCGGAGTCGCCCATGCCATCGCCAAGGAAGAGGATGACGTTCTTGGCCTTCTCATTGCCGATCGAGGCGATGCGTTGCGCGCCGCCATGCTTGGCGAGTTCGGATACGGTTTTGCCGTTGGGACTGTAGGTACCGTCCACGGCGTATGCCGGCGCCGCCATCGCACCGAGCGCTGCAACGGATGCGAATGCTGCGACAGCGCCCTTGAGCGCCTTGTGCTTGTTCATATGTTCTTCTTTCTTCCGCACGGGGCCTTCCCGCGTTGTGTATTGGATCTTGCGATGCCAACGCACACGCTATGCCGTGCGGAAGTACGGGAGGAGACCCGTAGAAGAAATCCAAGTGAACCTTGATGGCCTTCAGGTGAACACTGGTGTCCATAAGCCGCCTGATATCCCGTCACCGCCATCCGCCCCATCAGCTTCAGCGATACAGGAAGCGACTGCGAAGTGCCGGCACTCAGCTTCTGAGCAGAACCTCCTCCAAAGCGCTGACCACCGATTCGGGCAGATCCACGGTAAGGAAATCACCGTCGAACCGCGGCCCCCTGTTTATCGCGGCGAACGATCCGATGGCATGCACACCTTCCTCGCGGATCGCGGTCAGCGCCTTTTCCTTGGCGAGGAACTGGATCTGCGCGTGAAGCAGAATCTCATAGCAGTCCTGTTCCACCGGGTTCTGTGCAATCCGCAGTCCGTCTGTGAACACCACACGCATCTGCTGGCGTGTCGGCACGTCGCGCACGGTAAGGGTGAGACTCATTGCGGCTTCGTCGTAGGCGATATCGGATGGACTCACCGCCACCGTCTTGCTCCCAACCGTCACATGGGCACAAGATTCCAGCGGACCCGGGGCAGGACGGGCAACACCACGAACGGTGATCGTCCACTCGCGCGATTGCGGTGCCGCGTCGGCGCCGTCACCGCATACCGGGTCGACGGTAAACACCGTGCTTTCATCGGCATGCCCCGAAGCACCTTCATGCCACTGCCAACGCAATTGCGTGTCGGCCGTACGCCCTGCAGCGGCATGCGCGTACACGCCGTCGTCCTCGCGCATCGTGAATTCACCGGTGGCACCCGGGAAAAGCAACACCTGCATTGCGGTCGGGTTGGCGACGGAGTTGACCTCGCTCCCCTCGCCCAGCCGTTGCATTGGCACGATCGCTCCGGCCCTGGCGAATACGGGCATCCGGTCGAGCGCGCGCCAAGCGGTGATGGAACGGCCGTCCACACCACGCGCCACATACCGACGTCCATCGAAGAAGTCGAACCATTCGCCTTGCGGCAGCCACAGGTCCGCACGTCCCCGCGCAACCTTACGGTCGGCGGCACTGACGATTGGCGCCACGATGAGTTCGGTGCCGAAACGGAACTCATCGGGGTATTCATAGGCGGCCCACGTGTCGGGAGACTGCCAGTACATCGGTTCCACAATCGGCCGGCCTTCGAATGCGGCGCGGTAGTTCATGGTGTACAGGTACGGCAGCATCGCGTGGCGCAGACGCAGCGAGGCGGTCATCGAGGCGCGCACGTCTCCCGTGTAGTTCCACGGCTCCTTGCCGGAGAACGGCGAGTTGCTCGAATGCAGGCGGTTGATCGGGCTGAACGCGCCAAGCTGGTACCAGCGGGCTTCAAGCTCGTCGTCACGGTAGCCGAACATGTGGCCGCCGATATCATGGCTCCACCAGCCGTAGCCGATGTTGGACGCGGTGGCGGTGAACTGAGGCTGGAATGCGAGCGATTCCCAGGTGATCACCGTGTCGCCGGAGAAGCCGACCGGGTAGCGGTGCGAGCCGGGGCCGGCATAGCGCGAGAAGGTGAGCGGCCAGCGTCCGTCGCGTCCGGAATCAAGGTAGTGCATGTGGTTGAGGATCCACAGCGGGTCGAGTCCGGGCTGGCGGGTCACGCCACCCTGCTGCCAGTCGAGCCACCAGAAGTCAACGCCTTCGGCCTCCATATCGTGGTGCATGGCGAAATAGGCGTCCATATAGTCCGGGTCGGTCAGGTCGAATTCGAGGTTCTCACCGCTTGCCGGATCGACGCCCATGCGCCTGGCGGCCTTCGGGTAGGCGCTTTCGAATGCGCGGATGCCGTCGCGCGGATGCACGTTGAGCGTGGTCTTGAGGCCCTTGCGGTGCAGCTCGTCGAGGAATGCCACATGGTCGGGGAACAGGTCGCTGTTCCACGTATAGCCGGTCCATCCGGAACCGTACTTCGGGTCGATGCCGTCCACGAGATGCCAGTCCATGTCGATCACGGACGTGGTGAACGGAATGCCCTCACGCTTGAAGCGGTCCATAAGCGCCAGGTATTCGGACTGCGTGTACCGGTAGTAGCGGCTCCACCAATTGCCGAATGCGAAACGCGGCAGCAGCGGCTGCGGGCCGGTGAGCCTGTAGAAGTCCTGCACGGCTTCGATGTAGCGGTGCGCATAGCCGAAGAAGTACAGGTCGATGCACCCCTTGTCGCGCGGTGAGACCCAGGAGCCGAACGGGTTCGGTTTGCCGTTCACCTCGTCGGCGAGCACGATCACATTCGATGTGGAGTCGTCGAGTATCGCCCAGCCGTCACGCGAGATCACTCCGTCGCCCATCTCAAGCGGCTGGCCGAATTTCCTGCTGCCGTTCACCTCGTCGAGCGTGCGCGCGGTGCCTTTGAGATTGCCGTTCGTCTTGTCGCCGTAATGCCAGGTGTTGAACTGGGTGCTGGAGATGTGCTTGACGACCACGCACAGGCCTTCCTTGCTGAACGGCTTGCCGTCGTAATCGATGTGCAGGTGCTCGGTGTCAATGACGATGCGGCAGTCGCGCTGCGTCACAGTGCGCTCCACATATCGCCCGAAATCGCGGTTGAGTACGGTCTGGGTGACATGATCCTCGAAATGGCCGGTGTCGGACCATTCGAAACGCACGAGCGCATCGGTGAGCAGGCAGATACGCCATCGGTCGCCTTGGATGATGTTGGCGGAATCAGGCTGTGGGTGCGCATTGCATACGAAGTCGGTGAAAGCGGTGTCAGTCATATGGGTTCCTTCCACAGGTGCTCAGAACGTTCCAAATCTCCCTACAAATATATACCCAGTCCGTACACCCTGCGACACATCATCCTCGATCACATTTCGGGCGGTTTTGCCAAATGTCCGATTCGTAATAGTCACAACGGTTATCGAAGCAGCAACCTGCCGAAATGGCAAGGCGCCTGCGATGCCGGCAGCACCATGTGCTGGCATCGCAGGCACCATCATGCGACCCGTCCGGCGCGTCGTCAGGCTTCGGTAAGCGCTTTCACCGGAGGGGTGCGCACCGCGCGACGAGCGGGGAACACGCTGGCCAGCAGCGCGGCGATCGCGGCCACGGAGAGCAGGATGCCGTTGGTACCCCAGTCGAATGGGAGCATCGTCTTATCCGCGTACAACCCGAAGATCACATATGCGCCAAGCCAGCCGAACAACGTGCCCAGTATCACGCCGCACACGATTATGCCGTTGGCTGTAGGAATTGACCATAGAAAAAGGGCTCGCATCACGTGTTCCGTGATGCGAGTCCCAGCGAGTAAGCGTGCAGTTTTCATAGACCGGCGGCGTTCGGACCCCTCTGATCGCCGCCGTGCCTGAGCCGGCTTACTTGGCCAGACCGGATTCGCGCAGGGCCTTGAAGCCGCCTTCGAGATCCTCGATGATGTCGTCGATGTTCTCCAAGCCGATGGACAGGCGGATGGTGCCCTGGTGGATGCCCTGATCCTCCAGCTCCTCCACGGTCTCCTGGGAGTGCGTGGTGGAGGCCGGGTGGATCACGAGGCTCTTGGCGTCGGCCACGTTGGCCAGCAGGCTGAACAGGTGCAGGTTGTCGATGAACACGCGTGCCGCGTCCTTGCCGCCCTTGATGTCGAAGGTGAAAATGGAGCCGCCGCCGTTCGGGAAGTACTTCTGGTACAGATCGTGGTCCTTACGGCCTTCGATGGACGGATGGGAGATGGATTCGACCTCCGGCACGGTCTTGAGGTAGTCGACGACCTTCAACGCGTTCTGCACGTGGCGTTCGACGCGTAGGGACAGGGTCTCGGTGCCCTGCAGCAGCAGGAACGCGGCGAACGGGGACAGGGTGGCGCCGGTGTCGCGCAGCAGGATGGCGCGCACGCGGGTCACGAAGGCGCTTGCGCCGAGGGCCTCGTAGAAGTTAAGGCCATGGTAGGAGGGATCCGGCTCGGTCAGGGTCGGGAACTTGCCCGGCACCTCGGCCCAGTTGAACTTGCCGCCTTCCACGATCACGCCACCCAGGGTGGTGCCGTGGCCGCCGATGAACTTGGTCGCGGATTCGACCACGATGTCGGCGCCATGCTCCAGCGGGCGGAACAGGTAGGGGCTGGCGAAGGTGTTGTCCACGATCACCGGCAGGTGGTGCTTGTGGGCGATGGCGGTGATGGCTTCGAAGTCCGGCAGGTCGGCGTTCGGGTTGCCGAAGGTCTCGAAGTAGACGAGCTTGGTGTTCTCCTGGATGGCGTCCTCGAACTCCTGCGGGTTCTCGGCGGAGACGAAGGTGGTGTTTACACCGTCACGCGGCAGGGTGTGGCGCAGCAGGTTGAAGGTGCCGCCGTACACGTTCTTGGCTGCGACGATATGGTCGCCGCTCTGGGTGATGTTGCGCACCGCGTATTCCACGGCGGCCGCGCCGGATGCGACGGCCAGGCCTGCGGTGCCGCCTTCGAGGGCGGCGATGCGATCCTCGAACACGCCCTGGGTGGAGTTGGTCAGGCGGCCGTAGATGTTGCCCGGGTCGGCCAGACCGAAGCGGGCCTCGGCATGGTCGAAGTTATGGAAGACGTAGCTGGTGGTCTGGTAGATCGGCACCGCGCGGGAATCGGTGGCCGGATCGGCCTGCTCCTGGCCGACGTGCAGCTGCAGCGTTTCGAAACGGTAGTTCTTGTTCTCTGCCATGGTGCGGCTCCTTTGGGGGAAGTGGTTCGTTGTCTGTCTTGAGTCACCCGCCGTGCCGTGTAGGGCGGGTGGCCAGGTGTTGGTAGAGACGATAATCCGACCGGTGAGCGCGATGCAAGCCGAACGTTATCGCACTTGCCTATACCCGCTTATCAACCGTTGGGATCATTGGCGTTTCCCATTTCCGCGTTCGCCGAAAACGATTGCCGCGGCCCGCTGCGACACGCCGAATCGTCATGCCTGATGCCGGAACATCCGGCCCGCAAATGGCGTTCCGCTTGAAGACGATTGGTCAATGGGCACCGTTAAACCGCTGAGCAGTACCCGCAAGCAGAGGAAGGATTTGCTATGAGTGATGAGATTCTGTTCGACCGTGATCCGAAATACATTCCGCGTGTGGCCGCGGTGCACGATATGTGCGGCTATGGCAAGTGTTCGCTGACGGCGGCGATTCCGATTCTGTCGGCGGCCGGCTGCGATGCGTGCCCGGTGCCGACGGCGCTGTTCTCGGCGCATACGCGCTATGCCGTGTACACGTTCCACGATACGACCGAGATTTTGAATGGCTATCTGGATGCCTGGCGCAAGGAGAATGTGGAGCTTGACGGCGTGTATTCCGGTTTTCTTGGGTCGGCCGAGCAGGTCGCGATCATCAAGCGACTGTACGACGAATACCCGCAGGCGCTTCGTCTGGTCGATCCGGTGATGGGCGACGGCGGCAAGACCTACCCCACGTACACCCCGGAACTGTGCGAGGCGATGGGCAC comes from the Bifidobacterium angulatum DSM 20098 = JCM 7096 genome and includes:
- a CDS encoding response regulator, which encodes MSEEQKIHVVIADDQELVRAGFAMVIGSQPDMAVAAQARDGAEAMALAETLHPDVVLMDVRMPGMDGIEATRQISALQHRFAADGTKSEVARTKVIILTTFDLDEYVMAAINAGASGFLLKDTEPETLLNSIRTVFQGNAIIAPSATKRLIEKMMEGDFMAANVGAHGNSTASSTSDSTYTDPELDELTDREREVLIEIAHGLSNQEIADKLFISLTTVKTHVAHILSKINARDRVQAVVFAYENHLV
- a CDS encoding ABC transporter permease; this encodes MWSITLKLMRKTKRMLIPAGIAIMIGTAFIASTFLFGNAMNDSLTRRLTAMFGNANYAVTVNSSDLSDEELNEAYSSTVGDFHLDQIAGIEGVDGVRASVETGASVSKGDSTISGEIISTAAQKNMLPVNITEGDQPKDSNEVALPEDMAKQLNVGIGDTVSLTSRYEVGADGKAKADNVRVVGLTSDPNGAYSYYGGAIVGSNNLLAAMQGTGDFNTTGTTTVYLDLALDGNSASAKTINSVKALLPKHFDLMPRQQVSDESIKSLTGNQTNIVTTFLMCFGVLAMFVAALVIANTFQVLVAQRRRTLALLRTIGAKKGQLYGSVLFEAAVLGFVASVLGVVLGSLLMWGMCVSDIMQEGMRFNFSWQAAVVPILFGIVVTVLASLGSARSATAVTPLEALRPIELTDNRRSSLTRAIIGILMVVVGIAMAVFSIWQVQATNGGEEANGDQFTMILLIAIVGAALVFLGMVVTAVFWMPTLMKGAGALASLTGSSATVAHANIQKNPRRIAATGAALLIGVTLVSTIATGAASAKETMNGALATRYSVDIVAMGDDISQQMAKDVADINGVSDTLYAPAVSVTLEKADGTRPTSALLVGVKNIDQVKQVMRANLGNASIDSDSVLMPTYNAQTGKELQFANGTADFSTEWNQDGDATRSLTLQANQADYRRVSAQYEAVGFVDESHFTNGDLDAATHVLLVKADTDKSGVSVDGIYNDMQAALEKSTDATVTGPIAERITWAQMIDSMMMLMVGLIAVAVLVALIGVANTLSLSVIERTRESATLRAIGMTRGQLRASLAIEALLISVVSGLAGILLGTLFGWLGAYVVFSLYGTVVFPFEWGINGIVLAVAAVAALLASVAPARRAAKVPPVEALAEA
- a CDS encoding ABC transporter ATP-binding protein, producing MDIRDTIKATNTAIATVDLVKDYGSGNNTVHALRGVNVAFEQGKFTAIMGPSGSGKSTLMHTLAGLDSATGGHIIFNGDDLTRMNDNQLTLLRRRDIGFIFQSFNLLPMFTAEQNILMPLTLAGAKPDRQWLRLLVETLGLKERLNHRPNELSGGQQQRVAIARALITKPKLVFADEPTGNLDSVSSAEVLSFLKRSVNELGQTIIMVTHDAVAASYADRALVFADGQIVTDVNNPTADQMSELLMKEREAATMNAASARHSH
- the phoA gene encoding alkaline phosphatase, encoding MNKHKALKGAVAAFASVAALGAMAAPAYAVDGTYSPNGKTVSELAKHGGAQRIASIGNEKAKNVILFLGDGMGDSEITVARDYLKGANGHFEGLDAVGQPGALGDAKAGTGQYTTFSLGNGSKDSAVGKDNNGSLAVNANPGKITPVTDSSASGSSWATGTKTYNNAVDVDVYGNPQLNLFELAKAAGKATGNVTTAEIQDATPAVLESHSTERGCYGPQGKTDGTSNDALKRCLANQLKENGGIGSISEQLLDTRADVTIGGGSKYFRQTVQGGEYQGKTVWEQAREMGFQTVENDPAAMNALQYKDNQPVLALMSDGNMPTKFNPSKATAKDPAKDANPTVCTPNADWLGNQGVSLKDMTKKALDLLGANPNGQKNGYFLQVEGASIDKQDHAGNACGQIGETDDFDQAITYALKNVDLNNTLVIVTADHAHTSQILNAQPAYALSTVLKTADGINMVVSYGTAQDDSRDEDGGYNGGDMEHTGTQLRIAASGPGAQRVTGLTDQTDNFYTIAGALGLATSTESQSALSSNAEVKVNANNGAYTAEATGFNGDAVLSYELKDKTSGKTLATSDSSTPVSGVRVKTAQSTGIALDSITEGGEYTLTVTGRQSGKTVSFDFQAPAQGSSDTKADNTEPSGTIASGKAQNGAEQNMLGKTGAALIAIALAAAIMAALAMLIKTAKAAKNER